Proteins encoded by one window of Melopsittacus undulatus isolate bMelUnd1 unplaced genomic scaffold, bMelUnd1.mat.Z mat_scaffold_166_arrow_ctg1, whole genome shotgun sequence:
- the LOC117438357 gene encoding calcium-activated potassium channel subunit alpha-1-like, which produces FTPPGMDRSSPDNSPVHGLLRQPSITTGANIPIITELVNDSNVQFLDQDDDDDPDTELYLTQPFACGTAFAVSVLDSLMSATYFNDNILTLIRTLVTGGATPELEALIAEENALRGGYSTPQTLANRDRCRVAQLALYDGPFADLGDGGCYGDLFCKALKTYNMLCFGIYRLRDAHLSTPSQCTKRYVITNPPYEFELVPTDLIFCLMQFDHNAGQSRASLSHSSHSSYSSSKKSSSVHSIPSTANRPNRTKTRDSREKQKYVQEDRL; this is translated from the exons gcTTTACACCCCCTGGGATGGATAGGTCATCTCCAGACAACAGTCCAGTCCATGGCCTTTTACGTCAACCCTCCATTACAACAGGAGCCAACATCCCTATTATAACAGAGTTAG taaatgATTCAAATGTTCAGTTCTTGGAccaagatgatgatgatgatccAGACACAGAACTGTATCTCACGCAGCCATTTGCATGTGGAACCGCATTTGCTGTCAGTGTATTGGACTCTCTCATGAGCGCa ACATACTTCAATGACAATATCCTCACACTGATACGGACATTGGTAACAGGAGGAGCCACACCAGAGCTGGAAGCACTGATTGCTGAGGAAAATGCATTGAGAGGAGGTTACAGCACGCCCCAGACACTTGCAAACAGGGACAGGTGTCGAGTTGCTCAGTTGGCTTTGTATGATGGGCCATTTGCAGACCTAGGG GATGGAGGTTGTTATGGAGATCTATTTTGTAAAGCATTGAAAACATACAATATGCTTTGCTTTGGAATTTATCGATTAAGGGATGCACATCTAAGTACTCCCAGCCAATGCACTAAACG TTATGTTATCACAAACCCGCCATATGAATTTGAGCTTGTGCCGACAGACTTGATCTTCTGTTTGATGCAATTTGACCACAATGCTGGCCAGTCTCGGGCCAGTCTTTCTCATTCCTCCCATTCCTCCTATTCTTCCAGCAAGAAGAGCTCATCAGTTCACTCCATCCCATCAACAGCAAACCGACCGAATCGCACCAAGACCAGGGATTCACGGGAAAAACAGAAGTATGTGCAGGAAGATAGACTTTGA